From a single Solanum dulcamara chromosome 4, daSolDulc1.2, whole genome shotgun sequence genomic region:
- the LOC129885214 gene encoding CASP-like protein 4D1: protein MEFEIPQYNFNEKPPSSKLPLIILVARLLTIICIVVSIVLLKSNKVTLGNGAKLDYDYYNSYRYMLGVMIAGIIYNTLHIPFAMYYLIAKKHIIKHKSFHNFEFYGDKITFGIIATAAGAGLGATVDLQKVVYTENNSKIHDFLGLMYIPNAFLVGAFVTSGISSILSSLSTLHKSE from the exons ATGGAGTTTGAGATAcctcaatataattttaatgaaaaaccTCCTTCATCAAAATTACCATTGATTATATTAGTAGCAAGGTTACTTACTATAATTTGTATTGTGGTTTCTATAGTTTTGTTGAAGAGTAATAAAGTTACTTTGGGAAATGGAGCCAAACTTGATTATGATTATTACAACTCATACAG GTACATGCTTGGTGTAATGATAGCTGGAATTATATACAATACATTGCATATTCCATTTGCAATGTATTATCTGATAGCAAAGAAACATATCATAAAGCACAAAAGCTTTCACAACTTTGAATTTTATGGTGACAAG ATAACATTTGGTATAATAGCAACAGCAGCTGGGGCAGGACTAGGTGCAACTGTGGATTTACAAAAAGTTGTTTATacagaaaataactcaaaaattcATGACTTTTTGGGATTAATGTATATTCCAAATGCATTTCTTGTTGGTGCATTTGTGACCTCTGGAATTTCTTCAATCCTATCATCATTGAGTACTCTCCACAAGAGTGAATGA